One Cryptosporidium parvum Iowa II chromosome 1, whole genome shotgun sequence genomic window, AAGAATTGGGATATTATGTTAACAGCAATTGATGATCATTTAAGTGCTTTACAAAATATGTCACTTTCTCCATTCTATGAAATCTTTCAAGAAGAAAGTCAACTTTGGACagaaaaattaacaaaacTTAGATTTACTTTAGATCTTTGGATGGAAACACAAAGAAGATGGATATATTTACAAGGAATATTCTTAGCTAGTACTGATATTGCTAATCTACTTCCTCaagaatataaaagatTTCAAACTGTTGATGCTGAAGTACAAggattattaaagaaatctCAATCAAGACCTAAAGTTATTGATCTTCTTACTTTTGAAGGTTTAACTAAATCATTAGAAAGAATTAgtgattatttgaataagaTTCAAAAAGCACTTGGTGAGTATTTAGAGAAACAAAGAAGTATGTTCCCAAGATTTTACTTTATTGGTGATGAAgatttattagaaatgaTTGGTAATGGTAAAGATATTACTGTTGCTCAGAGACATTTTAATAAGATTTTTGCAGGAATCACATTCttaaaatttcaagatcttatggatgaaaatattgatcaaaatatacagggaaagaaaaataatggaaatagaaataatcaaaaagaTGAACAAATTGAAAGTATGATTATTGGTATGGGATCTAAAGAAGGTGAAGTCATTCATTTTAAAGATCctattccaatattaaaagatacCTCTTTAGTAGAATGGCTTGGTAAAGTTGTACAAGCTATGCAAATTActttaaatgatttaatagGAAAAGCAATAgaagatattatttcaaattttggaATGTCTTCATTTACTGAAGATGATCATATTCTTTCAGAAAAATTAAGAtctaattttgaaaaatatccAACACAAGTACTTTTAGTAGCTTGGATGTCTTGGTGGACAAAATTAACAGAagaatcattttcatcagGAACAAGTACAAAACAATTACAAGAATTTATACAAAGAATACTTTCTAGATTGAGTGATATTGTTGCAACTTTGGAAGAAAATACATGtcataaaattaaatataatcaattaattgTAGAATTTGTACATGAAAGAGATGTTTTAAGTCATTTAATTGAACAAAATGTAACATCTAGTCAAAGTTTTCATTGGCTTCAATATATGAGAATGTATTGGATGAGTAAAGATTGTCAAAAAAATCTGAAAGATCTTGAAATGATTGGTGAATTtgataatgatattattgtAAGAACAGCAAATTCTGCTTTTATTTATGGTTATGAATATCTTGGTATTCCAGAAAAATTGGTTCAAACTCCTTTAACTGATAGAACttatttaactttaacTCAAGCTTTACATATGAGACTTGGTGGAAATCCATTTGGTCCAGCTGGTACTGGTAAGACAGAAACTGTTAAAGCTTTAGGAAATCAATTAGGAAGATTTGTTTTAGTTTTTAATTGTGATGAACAATTTGATTTTACTGCAATGGGAAGAATTTTTGTTGGTTTATGTCAAGTTGGAGCTTGGGGTTgttttgatgaatttaatagaTTACAAGCAAGAATATTATCAGCAGTATCAGAACAGATTTTAACAATTCAAACAgcattaataaagaatagtAATACTGTAGaacttttaaataagaCAATTCCAATGAGTCAAGATGTTGGTATATTTGTTACAATGAATCCAGGTTATGCTGGAAGATCAGAATTACCTGATAACTTAAAACATTTACTTAGAGAAATTGCTATGGTAGTACCAGATAGACAAAGAATTGCTGAAGTAACTCTTTTTGCTCAAGGTTTTCAATTTGGTGAAATGATTTCACGTCAAATTGTGACATTATTTGAACTTTGTCAATCTCAAATGACAAGTCAACCACATTATGATTTTGGTTTACGTTCAATGAAATCAGTACTACGTTCAGCTGGTAAGCTTAAAAAATCTGCAATATCTGAGAATAAAGAAGCATTGGATGATCCACAAAAACTGGTAATATTAGAGCAACAACTAATTATTAGATCAATATCATCAACATTATTACCAAAATTAGTTTCAACTGATGTTCCTTTATTAACAACATTATTTCAAGGAGTTTTTCCTCAAGTTCCATTTGAATCTTTGAATGATTCATTAATGGTAGAACAAGTCAAATTGATTTGTAAGAGAAATTCTTTAGAAGCAACATCTCAATGGTTGGATAAAACATTACAACTTTTTgagattcaaaaattaaatcatgGTATAATGTTAGTTGGATCAACAGGTACTGGTAAGACAACAGTAAGAAAGACTTTATTAGAAGCAATGGATACAGTTCAAGGATCTAAAACAATAAGTTATGTAATAGATCCAAAAACTATTGATAAAGAAAGTTTATTTGGGAAATTGAATCCAGTAACGTTAGAATGGACTGATGGTGTATTTACAGCtatattaagaaaaatcattaattcctctgataataataataataataataataatgatcaaACAGGATCAGGAGGAGTTGGTGGgattaataagaaatattGGATAATATTTGATGGTGATGTAGATCCTGAATGGGCagagaatttgaattctgTATTGGATGATAATAAACTTTTAACTCTTCCAAATGGTGAAAGATTAGAACTTCCTCCTTGGGTTAGAGTAGTATTTGAAGTACATTCTTTAGCAACTGCTACATTAGCAACAGTTTCTAGATGTGGTATGATTTGGTTCAATGATGAGATTATTTCTGATGAAATGTATTTTacttcatttttatttaataagatCAAGATGggaaataatacaattaataatgtGAATACTGGTCCAAACTCTTCTAATActggaggaggaggagggggatcttcaaaaatttcaGAATCTGCTACTTCTGATCAACTTGGTGAAGGAAGTGATAATATAGGTAATAATACAACTGGTAtggaagaatttgaatcagCTGAAGGAACAGGAATTGAACAAAATTTAGAAACCttattaagaaataaagCATATTCAATATGGcaatcaatattattcaaagattCATTTGGTTCAAAATGTCTCTCATTTGCATCAAAAAGACCTCATACAATGGTTTTTACAAGAATTCGAGTCTTAGAAGCTGCATTTTCATTACTCAATAGTTCTATTAAACTATTATTAGACTCTAATTCTACTATGGGAAATGGTAAATTACCACCAATGGATTCTTTAACAGAATTCTTCTCTCGTTGGCTTATTTGGTCTTTAATTTGGGGATTCTCCTCAAGTATGAACCTCTCTGATCGAATATCTTATACTAAAGAAGTTATCTCTATTGTTACATTTACTGATCTTCCACCAATggaagatgaaaatatttctattcttGATTTCAAAGTTGTTATTCCAACAGGAGAATGGAGAAAATGGAGTTTAGAATGTAAAGAAACTGAAGATCTTCCTCTTAATAAAGTTCTTGATTCAAatgttattattgaaaCTGTCGATACCCTTCGTCATTTTCAAGTATTACATGCTTGGTTACATGCTCATCTTCCTGCAATATTATGTGGACCTCCTGGTAGTGGAAAAACTATGACATTATCATCAGTATTAAGAAGTATGACAGATGTTGATATTGTTTCATTAAACTTTTCATCAGCTACAACTcctgaaatattattaaaaacatTGGAACATTATtgtgaatttattaaagctCCAAGAGGATGGATATGTCGTCCAATGGTACCAAATAAATGGTTAGTAGTATTCTGTGATGAATGTAATTTACCAGAACCTGATAGATATGGTACTCAAAGAGTTATTATGTTTATAAGACAATTAATTGAATGTAAAGGATTCTGGAGAAGAGAATCATCACAATGGAGTTTTGTAACTTTAGAACGTGTACAATTCATTGGAGCTTGTAATCCTCCTACTGATACTGGAAGACATCCTTTATCTGATCGATTCTTACGTCATtctccaatattatttgttgatTTCCCAGGAAAAAGTTCtctaaatcaaatatattcagTATTTAATAGAGCAATTTTAAAACCATTCCCAACACTTTCTAATCATGCTGATGCATTAACTAAAGCTATGGTTGATATATATGATGCTTCAGCTAAAACTTTAACTGTTGATCTTCAACCacattatatttattctcCAAGAGAATTAACTAGATGGAaaatttctatttattCTGGACTTCATAGTTCTAAAGGATCAGGCTCAAAATCTGGATCAGGACCCTCATCACAATCTATATCTACAAATCAAGAAGCATTAAAAAGAGTCCTGGATAAATTTGGAGCAGATTCTAATCTTCaacttgaagaagaaaatgaacTTACTTTAACTCAACTTATTAGACTTGTACTCTATGAAGGTGAAAGAATATTCCAAGATAGACTTGTTGAACAAAGTGAGAAAAATTGGTCACAAGAAATGATGAATGAAATGATTATTAAACATTTCCCAAATCTATCCATTGAAAAAGATCTATATAGACCTCTATTATTTACTAATATTGTCACTTCTATATGCAAAGAAATTCCAAGATCTATTGTTTCTGAATATTTACAAGATAGATTAACTTCTTATTATGAAGAACAAGGAACTTCAAAACTTGTTTTCTTTGATGAATTCcttgataatattaatagagtTGATCGAGTATTAAGACAACCTTTTGgacatttattattaattggaCCTCCAGGATGTGGAAAAACACTTCTTGCTGATATGGTTTCTTGGTTAAATGGATTAAATGTATTTACTATTAAACCTGGAAGAAAATATGATATTTTTGCATTTGAAGCTGATTTAAGATCTGTTATGAAAAGAGCTGCAATTAAAGGagaaaaattaactttcatttttgaagaatCACATGCTTTAGGTCCAGCttttattgaaagaatGAATGCATTATTAGCTTCAGGAGAAGTACCAGGATTATTTGAAGGAGATGAATATAATCAACTTTTAAATGAATGTAGAACAGCATTTAGCAATAGCTCATCAGTTTCAATTTCTGATGATGGAAATGAGTTATTTGCTAGATTTACTAAACTTGTACAAGAAAATCTTCATATTGTTTTTACATTAAATCCTGCTAATccaaatttcaaagaaacACAATCTTTATCACCAGCTTTATTTAATCGTTGTGTTGTTAATTGGATGGGtcaattaaataatcaagCTTTAAGTCAAATTGCAAGATCATTCTTACATTTAGATTCAcaattaacaaaaaatgatCAAGATCAAGTACTCATACAATCTGAAGAAACTACTGAATCATCAAATCATAATCATTCTTCAATCATTTCAGCAATTGAAAGAATACCTACAAATTGTATGCCTTCAGTTGAACAACCTGAAGAAAGAGTTGCATTAACAATTGattgtattatttcattatttcatGCTGAAGTTGGAGAAGATGGAGgtattaaaaaaacttcAACATGTAATACAAATTCACAAGAACATTCAATGATGAGAAGAACTCCAAGAGATTTCTTTGATTTCTTAAaacatattattaaaatatataaagaaaagaatgaaaCATTATTAgaacaacaacaacattTATCTTCAGGATTAGAAACTTTAAGAAGTACAGAACAAGAAGTTGCTACTCTTCAACAAGAACTTGgtgaaaaagaaaagatattaatagCTAAAAATGTTGAAGCAGAACAAAAAATGCAACAAATGATTAAAGAACAAGGAGAAGctgaagaaaagaagaaaactACAGAAACTTTAGCAAAATCATTAGATGAACAACAAAAAGTAATAGCTGAAAGATCAAGTGAAGTAGAAATACAATTAAAAGATGTTGAACCAATACTTAGAGAAGCAGAAAATGCtgtttcaaatattccaaagaagaatttggaTGAATTAAGATCAATGGCAAATCCTCCTGGTCTTGTTAAGAAGACGATTGATGCTGTTGCAATATTACttacaaataattcaacaaaaCCTCAAGCGTGGGAAGAGAGTAGAAAATTACTCAAGAGTTCAGATTTTATTACaaaagtattaaattttgattcaaatacaATAACTTTAAAAACTATGCAAAGATtacaaaaagaatatttagaATCACCAGAATGGGATacagaaaaaattaatagagCAAGTCATGCAGCTGGTCCTTTATCTTCATGGGTATCGAGTATATTacaatattcattaataagTGAAAAAGTACAACCATTAAAAACAGAGATTAGTCAATtagaaaaatcaaaattagaGAATGAAAAGGGATTAGAAGCAGCTCAAAAATTGGTTGGTGAATTACAAGAACGTATAGATGTTTATAAGAAAGAATATGCAGAATTAATATCTCAAGtacaattaataaaaagagaaaaagatCTTGTAACAAATAAAGTAGAAAGAAGTATAAGATTATTAGGTAATTTAACAACAGAACAAGATAGATGGAGAGAAGCTAAGGAAGGATTTAAGAcagaattttcaaatattatggGAGATTGTCTTTTATCAGCAGCATTTATATGTTTTGCAGGAGGTTTAGATCAGATTTTAAGATCAcattatataaaattatgGCAAGAGATTTTGGATGAATTTCAATTATCACATACAAATGCTAATACTTTTAAGATTGTTGATTATTTATCAAAACCAAATGAAAGATTATTATGGCAAAGTTATGGTTTATCAAATGATGATTTAAGTGTAGAAaatgcaataataataaagagaCATATTCGATACCCATTTATAATAGATCCATCAGGATATGCAACAAGTTTTCTATTAGAGATGAATAAGCATAGTAATAGTAATGCAAATCAAGGGAAAGGAGGAGGTAAACTTCAGACAAGTACTTTTTctgattcaaattttccaaaattattagaatcaTCATTAAGATTTGgttcatcattattaattcaagatgTAGGATCATCATTAGAtcctttaatatataatgtattaaatcaagaaattCATTTACATGGAGGAAGATCATTAATAACAGTAGGAGATAGTGAGGTTGATTTTTCTCCTCATTTTAGAGTTTATTTAACAACTCAAGATCCAACAATCCAATATGGTCCAGATCTAACAAGTAGGGTAACGATGGTAAATTTTACTGTAACACCAACATCACTTTTAGAACAGagtagaaatattattttgaaagaattaCGTCCAGATATTGATAAGAAAAGAACAGATTTACTTAGATTACATGGTGAATATCGTGTACAATTAAGAGAATGTGAAGATAATTTGTTATTAGCTTTATCAAATGTGAAGGGTAATATTTTAGAAGATGAgacaattattaatacattaGAAGTACTTAAAAAGAAAGCTCAAGATATACAAATAGAGACAGCAAAAATGGAGAATACTATGGAACATATAGATCAAGTACTTACTCATTTACTTCCATTATCATTAACAGCAACAAGAATTTACTTTACTTTACAACATTTATCATCAATTAGTCCAATATATCAATAtgatcttgaattttttaatagaataCTATATGGAGTATtagaaagaaataaatcaaagattaattcaaattcaagtGATAATGGAGGAGATCATGAAGGAGATAATGGAGAAGAAagtagtaataataatatagaaTTTGATCACAAGATACAAAAGATTATAATCTTAGATCTATTGCATGAAGCATATTTAAGAGTTGCTCAAGGTTTATTACATAATGATAGAATAGTATTTGGATTACATTTGATGagaatttatattgaaTCATATTGTAATCTTTCTTTAGATAATTTAATGggaaaagaaattgatctTTTAACAAAATCAGCATCAGCAATCAATATATCAAGTTCAagatcttcttcttcaaataacAATATATTGGATTCTATACCAAAATCTTTTGGATTAGATCGAGAACAAATGAATCAACTTTCTGTAATGATTTCATCAATTAAATCGTTTTCTAAACTTTGTgaatcatttaattcaaataaaaatgaatggGAGCAATTAATGATTTCAACAGAACCTGAAGTAATATTAGATACCTTAGGTACCGGTATATGGGATGATCAGGAATTATTAGAttcaatattcaataatgatgataataataataatcagaTGAATTCtgaagaatttaatgagaagagagaaatattaaagaactTTAAAAAAGGTGTATTAaaatgtttattattaaagattatTCGTCCTGATCGTATTGTTACTTTATTTAACAAGTTAATATCAGATACATTAGGATCtgaattttctaatatcAGTGAATTTTCTAAGGATTTACTTAAAGAGATTGTTTTGAAGCAAATAACTGAAATAACaccaatattatttgtaacTTCACCAGGTTTTGATGCTTCTTTGGTGGTTTCTCAATTAGCAAATGAACAGAATTCGAATTTACTTTCTATTGCAATAGGATCAGCAGAAAGTTTAGAAAAAGCTGAATCATCAATTAAGACAGCAATGAGAAAAGGTACATGGGTTATGTTAAAAAATGTTCATTTATCTTCAGGtaatttggattatttGGAACAATTACTTCAAAATCGTCAAAATAGACCAAATAAAGGATTTAGATTATTTTTAGCAACAGAATTACCaaaaaagattttgaatcCAAGTCATAAAGATTCAGTTATTGGTGCATCATTTAATACATCAGATTCTTCATCAGGTTCATTATCACCACTTGGTatatcatttaatttaattcgTATTTCAATGACAATAGTACTTGAATCTCCTGTTGGACTTAAAGCAGCATTACAAAGAGCAAGTGAGATTACTATTAAGACTGTGGATGATTCTCAATCTTCTTCAAcaataagaataaaattataCTTTTTATTAGCATTTTTACATTCAGtaatattagaaagaaaaagatataCACCATTAGGATGGACAAAGTTTTATGATTTTAGTGAAGCAGATCTTCAATGTTGTATTAATATAGTAAATCAATGGACAATAACAAATATATCAGGAGATCCTGAACAGATTCCATGGGAAGCAGTACGTAAATTAGTATCACAAGTAGCATATGGAGGAAGATTGGATAATATTGTAGATAAACagattttatatatattaatagatGAGATtttatcatcaaaatcATTTGAAGATGGATCAGAATTAATAAGTTGTACAAGTGAATggaataaattatatagaaatgatcaaataaagccaaatattttattagcTCCAGATACATCTAAAAAAGTTCagaattatttggattGGGTAGAAAAATTATCAAGTACAAATTGGCCAACTTGGCTTGGGTTATCTCCTTTAGCAGAGAATGTGATTTCAGCACAAAAAGGACAAAAGATGAGTTTAAATTGGAgtgtattaataattagaTCAAGAAATGAAACACCAGATTTGATCCCAAAAGATAAAGGTAATATGATTACAAatatagaagaaaatgaagaattaatgGGAGATGGAGGATTATCAGGAGGAGGAAATAATAAGATAGAACAAGAAGAGGCATTAAAATCAGATACAACAGGAATACCAAGTTGGTTATTAAAGATTAGTGgaaaattaacaaaaatggAGAATAGCttaagaatattttcagaatatataataaagaattcaagaaatattatagaATATTCAGAGAATAATAGTTTGGATCCAATATTAAGATATTATGTTTCAGAGATTTCGAAATTCTATAGAggatttaaaaatatttgggaAAACATtcatgaattattaaatattcttggAGGTGAATCAAAActaacaaataatttaagaaGTATAGGATTAAGTATACAATCAGATTTAGTACCAGATTTATGGCTAAAATTATTACCAATATTACTTTATTCATTAGATATTTGGCTTTCAGATTTGATTCGAAAACTTTCACAGAattgtttattaatttcaagtaTATGTAAGAAATTGGATATAAAAGTAATAGAAGGAGGAGAAGATTCAAGTAAGATGGATATTTTCTTATCAAatgtattaatatcatcacCAGGAATAAAGAAGATTGGATTAAAAACAATTTGGGTAGGAGGAGTATGTGATCCAGGAGCTTTCTTTACAGCAAGTAAACAATATGCAGCAAAGAGATTTGGATGTAGTTATAATGATATAGTTCCaagaataatatcaatagGAGAAATGGTGGAAAATGAGAATGAAGATGGAGATGAGGCAAAATTTGTATTAGGAGGATTAACAGCAGTAGCTTTAGAATGGAAACaagaatcaaaattatttgaattaagtACAGAAAAGGCAGTATCTGAAGTTCCTCCCATATTAGTAGAATGGATAAAGGGAGATTTAGATATGATTACAAATCATAATATTTCTGACAACAATTAtgaattgaatataattccTCAAAATTCTTTGGATAATTCGATTGcaattccaatatttaaagattcaaaCAGATCGCAAATATTGATGTGGATAAATGTTCCAGCAAAAGCAAATGAGAACATTAAACAATGGAGACTTGCTTCAacttcattaattttatgGAAGGGATAAAAGTTTGGAAATGGGTGGAATTTGCGTCAAGTGCATGCACGAGACGGCGCGCGGTGGTCTGCATGCATGCCGGTAAAAATGGGTACCGTaggtaataataattgttgaTAAGAGAGAAGAAAGGAAATAAGAGGTGGAGAATTGTTGtaaatgttattattttaaatataagaataaaatacttacattttaattttaatctACTTatgtattatttgtatGATTGATTGATAATTGACTATTGATAGAAATAGTTCCAAAAACTGTTAGATTCTTCACCTTCGAACTCAAAGTAAATAGAACTGATTTCTTTTATACTCAATTTTGAATTGTTTCTAATTAGTAGAATTAAAAGTTGGGTAATATCTAACTCGAAATGatgattattaatttgttcatTGAGGTTAGTTTTCTCATAATCCTTTAAACTTTGATTTTCAGCAGtacttaatattaatgaagataCATCTGCATGGTTATGACTATCATTTCCTTGAAAATGTTCGGAAAGAATTTGTTTGGCTTGATTAAAGTACGTAGTCTTAGATCCAATCCAAAGATAAACCATAATGTTTTTAATAGGATTTTTTTCTAAGGGTGAAAGTGGGAGATTGGTTTGTTCTTTgtctttttctttttctttatcttttCTCTGTTCTTCttgtttctttttctgttcttctttttctttatttttttgttcatCTGAAGTGATTTCTCCAATGATAATGAGAGGACAGACTGAGGTAGGAAGAAGATCCTCAGAATCAAAAAAGCGAAGAGACTCTGATCCAAAATAATCTGGAAatctaaataataaaactttCATTCTTCCACTATCTAAAGTACTGTGGCAATCCTCATTCATAGAAAGATTTTCTTGAGATATAGAACTTCTTTTTGAGTAGCTGCTATTATTAAAACAGAAAACCTCTTCCTGGAAAAAATGTATTGAATGTTGCTTCTTTACAGGAGCAGAATCTTCTTTAGTAGAAAATGAATGAACTTTTAAGTCTTTCATTTCTGACTCTTGTGACTGAGAATGATCTTCCAAAGATTTATCTCCACCTTTGAAAGCAAAATTCAACTTTGGTATCACAACTTTACCAAAAGTCAAAGGACAACTTTCAATTTCTCTACTTTCCTTTTCCAGAAGATTATCTCTTGAGTAGATAATTCTCCGAGAATCTAATGAAAAATGATGTTGGTTGATTCGTCccatttctttaatagatTCTGTATCAGagcttttgaaattatcaGGTGAATTTTTTGAAGGAATTGGAGATCCATTTGAAGACggaaaagaagaaaagtaTGGCAAAGACTCGTCCaaagatattaaagatgataACTCTGAGCTTGATTGAGAATCTGAACTCAATCTATCTATTTGGTTGTAATTtctttcattattatcaacCCCAACATCTTCGGCCTCATCTTCGACATCATTCTCATAATCCAAAATAATGGCATTTTTGGAAATACTTTTTATCGATGGAGAGGAAAATGACCTTTGTATTACGTCATAGGAATTACATAAATGCAAATCTGTTGGCGCCAGAATTTGCATGAATTCCCCGCTCTCTGAGAATTCGTGAAAGTATTCGAGAATAATGGTGGAAGAAAGGATATTTGTAATACATTCAGAGGCTGAATTTCGGTCATCTGCAAGAGCTCCAATTATCAAGTCTGCTCTGATTTCTAAGTTTTCCAGCTCTAAAGATGAGTCATATCCTATTTCgattttgagaatttgTCTGCAAAACCTCAAAACCGCTAGAATTGACTCCCTAACGCCCTCATTAACTTGGCTTCCAATCCAAATCCAAAGTTTCTCACGACGAATAGAGTCTGCTTCCTCTAGAAGACTTTGTCTTAATAGATagattttatttgaatttagactaaatttattacttCCGTCCCCTTTCCAATGAATTAACGAAACTGGAATGCCATGTTTAGATATATAGTAAATCTTTGAAGAAGTAATCCAATGTTTCTTTCCAAGATGGTCTATTGAAGGAAGCTCAGCTTTTTCTCCCCCtccttcttctttttcatcCCTAGTTGGAATCCCAAATTTTACCAAACTCAGAGCtttctgaaataataatagctGATAAGTAAACCCAATATTTGGACTTGAAGTGCCCCTTCTTTCTCTTACATATTCTGAAGCATCATTAAAgcttttattatatttccACATTAAATAACCGATTACTATACTAGAGGATCTAGAAACACCCTCTTGACAATGTACATATATCCTGTTTTCATTGCTTTCCTTGAATTTTGCATCAATCCATTCAATACTATCATAAAGCACTCCTTCAATGCTTTCTTGAGGAGTATCCAAAACATAATAAGTCCTGTACTCTAGCTTATTTTGAAACACATTCTTGCAAACATCTCCTGAAACATTAATTATATGCGTTATCT contains:
- a CDS encoding dual specificity phosphatase: YNKYSGFLGEKVNMLTNERLNIIKRYRTVCSEIIEGRLYLGGYQVACDWNKLEKNKITHIINVSGDVCKNVFQNKLEYRTYYVLDTPQESIEGVLYDSIEWIDAKFKESNENRIYVHCQEGVSRSSSIVIGYLMWKYNKSFNDASEYVRERRGTSSPNIGFTYQLLLFQKALSLVKFGIPTRDEKEEGGGEKAELPSIDHLGKKHWITSSKIYYISKHGIPVSLIHWKGDGSNKFSLNSNKIYLLRQSLLEEADSIRREKLWIWIGSQVNEGVRESILAVLRFCRQILKIEIGYDSSLELENLEIRADLIIGALADDRNSASECITNILSSTIILEYFHEFSESGEFMQILAPTDLHLCNSYDVIQRSFSSPSIKSISKNAIILDYENDVEDEAEDVGVDNNERNYNQIDRLSSDSQSSSELSSLISLDESLPYFSSFPSSNGSPIPSKNSPDNFKSSDTESIKEMGRINQHHFSLDSRRIIYSRDNLLEKESREIESCPLTFGKVVIPKLNFAFKGGDKSLEDHSQSQESEMKDLKVHSFSTKEDSAPVKKQHSIHFFQEEVFCFNNSSYSKRSSISQENLSMNEDCHSTLDSGRMKVLLFRFPDYFGSESLRFFDSEDLLPTSVCPLIIIGEITSDEQKNKEKEEQKKKQEEQRKDKEKEKDKEQTNLPLSPLEKNPIKNIMVYLWIGSKTTYFNQAKQILSEHFQGNDSHNHADVSSLILSTAENQSLKDYEKTNLNEQINNHHFELDITQLLILLIRNNSKLSIKEISSIYFEFEGEESNSFWNYFYQ